In a single window of the Megalobrama amblycephala isolate DHTTF-2021 linkage group LG3, ASM1881202v1, whole genome shotgun sequence genome:
- the rhpn2 gene encoding rhophilin-2 isoform X1 yields the protein MTDTLIPNGCKTNGPVENGYFKKGCNPFAQTGRSKLQNKRALLNQQIIKQMRMRAGAENLLKATSNNKVREQVVLELSYVNSDLQLLMEQLEGLNSSVEVYQNVQETSSIPLIPLGLKETKDVDFSVPLKDFILEHYSEDGSNFQDQIDDLMDLRQACRTPSRNPSGVDLLSNYYSQLSFLETRFFSPTRQLGIFFTWYDSFTGMPVCQQNVSLEKASILFNMAALYSQIGTRADRQTQAGLEDAIAAFQKSAGVLHFLKETFTHTPSYDMSPAMLSMLIRMMLAQAQECMFEQITLPGIRNEFFGLLKMAQEAAKVGETYSHVHQSMIQTPIKNNVPFFWTTMSHLKTNHYNSLAHYFVSTALLDHQLTPSDDEDKQEKALSQLYDAMPEGRSPLDILKNKEDRRRIGKAHLQRSIMGHEEAIRTHSHCRHLQKLDILSDILQASLKRSLTKFDQNDKDDEFIDYMLAPDIISKTEKKAEMEIPAATKVKVTDLFHRLGPLSVFSAKQRWSAPRTVRLRLQDRDLGFTLKGDVPVQIQSLDPLCPAAAEGLREGDYIVAVGDTECKWLGVSDVMKLLKDVDEEGVNIRVVSMMDSSSQPMPTKSATYCGGLPKTYSMICLAHDEDDKNPKSRKVAKKPSFLSWGLKNKKSSSTLSLPTADYNGPWNRSSYPNSYNESALY from the exons ATGACGGACACTCTTATTCCCAATGGTTGCAAGACCAACGGACCGGTGGAGAATGGATACTTCAAAAAG GGATGTAATCCATTTGCTCAGACGGGCCGCAGTAAACTTCAGAATAAAAGGGCACTTCTCAACCAGCAAATCATCAAACAGATGAGGATGAGAGCTGGAGCAGAGAACCTTCTCAA gGCGACGTCCAATAATAAGGTTCGGGAGCAGGTGGTGCTGGAGTTGAGTTATGTCAACTCAGATCTGCAGCTTCTTATGGAACAGCTGGAAGGACTCAACAGCTCTGTGGAAGTTTATCAGAACGTACA AGAGACATCCAGCATTCCGCTCATCCCTCTGGGACTGAAGGAGACAAAGGATGTTGATTTCTCTGTTCCTCTCAAG GACTTCATCCTGGAACACTACAGTGAAGATGGCTCAAACTTTCAGGATCAGATCGATGACCTGATGGACCTGAGACAG gccTGTCGGACCCCCAGTCGTAATCCTTCTGGTGTGGATTTGCTTTCCAACTACTACAGTCAACTTTCCTTCTTGGAGACTCGATTTTTCTCCCCTACACGCCAGCTTGGCATTTTCTTCACATG GTATGACTCCTTCACCGGCATGCCTGTGTGCCAGCAGAACGTCTCTCTGGAGAAAGCCAGCATACTTTTCAATATGGCAGCTCTCTACTCCCAGATTGGCACTCGTGCCGACAGACAGACACAAGCTGGACTCGAGGACGCCATCGCTGCCTTCCAGAAATCTGCAG GTGTGCTGCACTTCCTGAAGGAGACATTTACACACACTCCCAGTTATGATATGAGTCCTGCTATGCTGAGCATGCTGATCCGGATGATGCTAGCACAGGCGCAGGAGTGTATGTTTGAGCAGATCACTCTGCCAGGAATCCGAAATGAGTTCTTCGGCCTGCTCAAAATGGCCCAAGAGGCTGCCAAG GTGGGGGAGACCTACAGTCATGTTCATCAGTCCATGATCCAAACCCCCATTAAGAACAATGTGCCCTTTTTCTGGACTACCATGTCCCATCTGAAGACCAATCACTACAACTCACTGGCCCATTACTTTGTGTCCACCGCTCTGCTTGACCACCAGT TGACACCTAGTGATGATGAGGACAAGCAAGAGAAGGCTTTGTCACAACTATACGATGCCATGCCGGAGGGACGTTCTCCTCTTGACATCCTGAAGAATAAGGAAGACAGACGGAGAATAG GTAAAGCTCATCTGCAGCGCTCCATCATGGGACACGAAGAGGCCATCCGCACACATTCTCACTGTCGACACCTGCAAAAACTGGACATTCTGAGTGACATCCTGCAAGCTAGCCTCAAACGCTCTCTTACCAAGTTTGACCAAAACGACAAGGATGACGAGTTCATAGACTACATGCTTGCACCGGACATTATCT ctaaaacagaaaagaaagcTGAGATGGAGATTCCAGCTGCCACCAAGGTGAAAGTCACAGACCTATTCCATCGGCTG GGGCCTTTGTCAGTGTTCTCAGCTAAGCAGAGATGGTCAGCTCCACGCACCGTCCGCCTGAGACTGCAGGACAGAGACCTCGGATTCACTCTGAAGGGAGATGTGCCTGTTCAGATACAGTCACTCGATCCCCTTTGTCCCGCTGCG GCTGAGGGACTGAGAGAGGGAGATTACATTGTTGCTGTGGGTGACACAGAGTGTAAATGGCTAGGAGTGAGTGATGTTATGAAGCTTTTAAAGGATGTGGATGAGGAGGGCGTCAACATCAGAGTGGTCAGCATGATGGACAGCAGCAGCCAGCCAATG CCCACCAAGAGTGCTACATACTGCGGCGGTCTGCCGAAGACCTACTCCATGATCTGCCTGGCACATGATGAGGATGATAAGAACCCAAAGTCTCGCAAGGTAGCAAAAAAACCATCATTCCTCAGCTGGGGTCTCAAGAACAAGAAGAGCAGCAGCACGCTGAGTCTTCCTACCGCAGACTACAATGGACCCTGGAACAGATCTTCCTATCCCAACTCGTATAATGAAAGCGCCCTCTACTAA
- the rhpn2 gene encoding rhophilin-2 isoform X2, translating into MTDTLIPNGCKTNGPVENGYFKKGCNPFAQTGRSKLQNKRALLNQQIIKQMRMRAGAENLLKATSNNKVREQVVLELSYVNSDLQLLMEQLEGLNSSVEVYQNVQETSSIPLIPLGLKETKDVDFSVPLKDFILEHYSEDGSNFQDQIDDLMDLRQACRTPSRNPSGVDLLSNYYSQLSFLETRFFSPTRQLGIFFTWYDSFTGMPVCQQNVSLEKASILFNMAALYSQIGTRADRQTQAGLEDAIAAFQKSAGVLHFLKETFTHTPSYDMSPAMLSMLIRMMLAQAQECMFEQITLPGIRNEFFGLLKMAQEAAKVGETYSHVHQSMIQTPIKNNVPFFWTTMSHLKTNHYNSLAHYFVSTALLDHQLTPSDDEDKQEKALSQLYDAMPEGRSPLDILKNKEDRRRIGKAHLQRSIMGHEEAIRTHSHCRHLQKLDILSDILQASLKRSLTKFDQNDKDDEFIDYMLAPDIISKTEKKAEMEIPAATKGPLSVFSAKQRWSAPRTVRLRLQDRDLGFTLKGDVPVQIQSLDPLCPAAAEGLREGDYIVAVGDTECKWLGVSDVMKLLKDVDEEGVNIRVVSMMDSSSQPMPTKSATYCGGLPKTYSMICLAHDEDDKNPKSRKVAKKPSFLSWGLKNKKSSSTLSLPTADYNGPWNRSSYPNSYNESALY; encoded by the exons ATGACGGACACTCTTATTCCCAATGGTTGCAAGACCAACGGACCGGTGGAGAATGGATACTTCAAAAAG GGATGTAATCCATTTGCTCAGACGGGCCGCAGTAAACTTCAGAATAAAAGGGCACTTCTCAACCAGCAAATCATCAAACAGATGAGGATGAGAGCTGGAGCAGAGAACCTTCTCAA gGCGACGTCCAATAATAAGGTTCGGGAGCAGGTGGTGCTGGAGTTGAGTTATGTCAACTCAGATCTGCAGCTTCTTATGGAACAGCTGGAAGGACTCAACAGCTCTGTGGAAGTTTATCAGAACGTACA AGAGACATCCAGCATTCCGCTCATCCCTCTGGGACTGAAGGAGACAAAGGATGTTGATTTCTCTGTTCCTCTCAAG GACTTCATCCTGGAACACTACAGTGAAGATGGCTCAAACTTTCAGGATCAGATCGATGACCTGATGGACCTGAGACAG gccTGTCGGACCCCCAGTCGTAATCCTTCTGGTGTGGATTTGCTTTCCAACTACTACAGTCAACTTTCCTTCTTGGAGACTCGATTTTTCTCCCCTACACGCCAGCTTGGCATTTTCTTCACATG GTATGACTCCTTCACCGGCATGCCTGTGTGCCAGCAGAACGTCTCTCTGGAGAAAGCCAGCATACTTTTCAATATGGCAGCTCTCTACTCCCAGATTGGCACTCGTGCCGACAGACAGACACAAGCTGGACTCGAGGACGCCATCGCTGCCTTCCAGAAATCTGCAG GTGTGCTGCACTTCCTGAAGGAGACATTTACACACACTCCCAGTTATGATATGAGTCCTGCTATGCTGAGCATGCTGATCCGGATGATGCTAGCACAGGCGCAGGAGTGTATGTTTGAGCAGATCACTCTGCCAGGAATCCGAAATGAGTTCTTCGGCCTGCTCAAAATGGCCCAAGAGGCTGCCAAG GTGGGGGAGACCTACAGTCATGTTCATCAGTCCATGATCCAAACCCCCATTAAGAACAATGTGCCCTTTTTCTGGACTACCATGTCCCATCTGAAGACCAATCACTACAACTCACTGGCCCATTACTTTGTGTCCACCGCTCTGCTTGACCACCAGT TGACACCTAGTGATGATGAGGACAAGCAAGAGAAGGCTTTGTCACAACTATACGATGCCATGCCGGAGGGACGTTCTCCTCTTGACATCCTGAAGAATAAGGAAGACAGACGGAGAATAG GTAAAGCTCATCTGCAGCGCTCCATCATGGGACACGAAGAGGCCATCCGCACACATTCTCACTGTCGACACCTGCAAAAACTGGACATTCTGAGTGACATCCTGCAAGCTAGCCTCAAACGCTCTCTTACCAAGTTTGACCAAAACGACAAGGATGACGAGTTCATAGACTACATGCTTGCACCGGACATTATCT ctaaaacagaaaagaaagcTGAGATGGAGATTCCAGCTGCCACCAAG GGGCCTTTGTCAGTGTTCTCAGCTAAGCAGAGATGGTCAGCTCCACGCACCGTCCGCCTGAGACTGCAGGACAGAGACCTCGGATTCACTCTGAAGGGAGATGTGCCTGTTCAGATACAGTCACTCGATCCCCTTTGTCCCGCTGCG GCTGAGGGACTGAGAGAGGGAGATTACATTGTTGCTGTGGGTGACACAGAGTGTAAATGGCTAGGAGTGAGTGATGTTATGAAGCTTTTAAAGGATGTGGATGAGGAGGGCGTCAACATCAGAGTGGTCAGCATGATGGACAGCAGCAGCCAGCCAATG CCCACCAAGAGTGCTACATACTGCGGCGGTCTGCCGAAGACCTACTCCATGATCTGCCTGGCACATGATGAGGATGATAAGAACCCAAAGTCTCGCAAGGTAGCAAAAAAACCATCATTCCTCAGCTGGGGTCTCAAGAACAAGAAGAGCAGCAGCACGCTGAGTCTTCCTACCGCAGACTACAATGGACCCTGGAACAGATCTTCCTATCCCAACTCGTATAATGAAAGCGCCCTCTACTAA